agaagagtcgagtattatccatgcataccaggcgtaaaaagcgttcatccaaactaaacaggtgccagccaacaagaatccgatccgtgtattccgtacagactaacattaagaaggcgactaccaaagtgaatgtcatgatattcgtacacatacaaatgttggtttttcaaatatacgctggataccactatacttaatgcacttaacatgatggtcatgaaaagcacaagagaacttggatccgtaaacaaagaccttcaagatctaaaccagtagtccaactcgtagtatatactccccagaaaaaggtagtttatatcaacctaggaatcccattttagtaagtgtaacagagtctagcttcagttgttatctgattggtattgcatgccctgagtacgtaaggaaaaggaaaggttaacgctatttaaacacaacagttaccgtagctgtagatgaatgctaaatctagaaCTCTCcacactgcataacatatgaatgctccttccgccattcgttgactgtgtttaccacgggaattagaacagaataccaagtttttgcctggaggtttgtacgttccgtacagttgtaggtaaaaggtatgttagagacttagactagcgttggagcacattgtttcattcgatagtccacgctcaatcttaccatacatagtacttttatgatcccaggctggtttaataagtcaaagtttagccgggaagttagcgtctaaaatatataaaacgatagtctcaacttagatgcacagatggacataattaatccttgtacggtttgtacctacttgactcctcagtttaagcatgaaggactaaagtcagcataatcaataaaaaggtttgttcagccactggttccatcaactaccttgttttcgacttcgtaccgactgtgttattgtagcacatatcaatcccttaaatagggatattattcccaaacaaccggatcgtgttggctaggtgaactaatcacgtttcataaatacaatcagtgaaagctcttttgatttccatgaacggagttacatattagattctcttcgctcccatggtatttagtaagttaacattgaaacgtatccagtgtaaagtttgaacgtaatccagctttaccttctatgttgttatgttaaccaaataagtttcatcgttgttgatatttcattgacatgttgataacataaatactaacaaaccaccggttttggatgggattacttttaacaccgcataatatgctaaaaagtaccattcaggtacgatatgaagcggagttacaaaccggttcactggtatggagttatctgggtgcgataattcaatcaaaccaaaagccgtttgtaagaaaattaaaccaattagataggatagacattagcatcggtcattaacatatgaggatagaaggctactttaagtgcggaatcaatacctgcagggttactagaaccatttaaatgtaaatagaagatgtgtaatacaattagaatgcaacctacaaaaggtaatataaagtgcaatacaaagaatcgttttaatgttacatcagatacatagtatccaccgagtaaccaaggtactaaatatggtattggagaaaggagattagtaatgactgtagcaccccagaaactcatctgtccccatggtagtacataaccgaggaaagcagtggctatagtaagtagatataaaactaaaccagacatccaagcagtagttaaataactatagctggagttatacatacctcgagacatgtgtattaagatacacaagaagacgaaagaagcagttgttgcatgcaacatcctaaattcccatcctgctgctacctctctaactagatgttgaacactagcaaatgcacaagatgcttcagaagtatatcggaacgctaaagtgatacctgtaattatttggagtacaaaggtaattgcaactaagaaaccaaagttataagatgaatttagattgagagcacaccgataaaagacgaggtgtgcccggaatagactcatggaaatttggtgtgttctcgaaaccatgctagcacaatagaacttcgttaaataactacatattaaaatgagcgcatgtaaactagtcttaaaacacaccgctcgtcacgtaacaaatctcaaatcgtactgtagattttatatatgtaccgtaactataaccatggtgacatccaatgttcacgctcaatcttaccatacatagtacttttatgacccaggctggtttaataagtcaaagtttagccgggaagttagcgtctaaaatatataaccgatagtctcaacttagatgcacagatggacataattaatccttgtacggtttgtacctacttgactcctcagtttaagttaaggagtcctttgtttacagcttgtaccgttactttcaggagcataccgttaaattcgatgatcttatgtgttcactcaaatcgaataaacaaagacattatagttcctagaatactgaagatgactccggttatgagatacagacaaccaagttctttatgattgcagtacaccaccaccccactggactgcttaagacagctaaaagtgttggatttcaatatcacggtaatcatgtttgcttggaagctggaagacggaatcgttattaagcgccaggtagtcctggacactgaatccatgagcgtgaacattggatgtcaccatggttatagttacggtacatatataaaatctacagtacgatttgagatttgttacgtgacgagcggtgtgtttaagactagtttacatgcgctcattttaatatgtagttatttaacgaagttctattgtgctagcatggtttcgagaacacaccaaatttccatgagtctattccgggcacacctcgtcttttatcggtgtgctctcaatctaaattcatcttataactttggtttcttagttgcaattacctttgtactccaaataattacaggtatcactttagcgttccgatatacttctgaagcatcttgtgcatttgctagtgttcaacatctagttagagaggtagcagcaggatgggaatttaggatgttgcatgcaacaactgcttctttcgtcttcttgtgtatcttaatacacatgtctcgaggtatgtataactccagctatagttatttaactactgcttggatgtctggtttagttttatatctacttactatagccactgctttcctcggttatgtactaccatggggacagatgagtttctggggtgctacagtcattactaatctcctttctccaataccatatttagtaccttggttactcggtggatactatgtatctgatgtaacattaaaacgattctttgtattgcactttatattaccttttgtaggttgcattctaattgtattacacatcttctatttacatttaaatggttctagtaaccctgcaggtattgattccgcacttaaagtagccttctatcctcatatgttaatgaccgatgctaaatgtctatcctatctaattggtttaattttcttacaaacggcttttggtttgattgaattatcgcacccagataactccataccagtgaaccggtttgtaactccgcttcatatcgtacctgaatggtactttttagcatattatgcggtgttaaaagtaatcccatccaaaaccggtggtttgttagtatttatgtcctctctcattaacttagctcttttatctgaaattcgagctttgaatactcgaatgttgatacgacaacattttatgactcgaaatgtagtcagtggatgggtaattatttgggtatacagtatgatcttcttgattattattggtagtgctattccacaagcgacttatatcttatatggtagattagctactatcgtatatcttactaccggattggttctatgcttatactaaatcaatagttataatgactacagcttccaagcaaacatgattaccgtgatattgaaatccaacacttttagctgtcttaagcagtccagtggggtggtggtgtactgcaatcataaagaacttggttgtctgtatctcataaccggagtcatcttcagtattctaggaactataatgtctttgtttattcgatttgagtgaacacataagatcatcgaatttaacggtatgctcctgaaagtaacggtacaagctgtaaacaaaggactccttaacttaaactgaggagtcaagtaggtacaaaccgtacaaggattaattatgtccatctgtgcatctaagttgagactatcggttatatattttagacgctaacttcccggctaaactttgacttattaaaccagcctgggatcataaaagtactatgtatggtaagattgagcgtggactatcgaatgaaacaatgtgctccaacgctagtctaagtctctaacataccttttacctacaactgtacggaacgtaacaaacctccaggcaaagaacttggtattctgttctaattccccgtggtaaacacagtcaacgaatggcggaaggagcattcatatgttatgcagtgtcttaggagagatactctagatttagcattcatctacagctacggtaactgttgtgtttaaatagcggttaacctttccttttccttacgtactcagggcatgcaataccaatcagataacaactgaagctagactccatgttacacttactaaaatgggattcctaggttgatataaactacctttttctggggagtatatactacgagttggactactggtttagatcttgaaggtctttgtttaccggatccaagttctcttgtgcttttcatgaccatcatgttaagtgcattagcagagcatagttaagatgataactattgtggatatagaaccaattgaacaccatgtattaatataacaaagataatcagggtaatctggtatccttcttggcataacgttgtgtagttatatgaagcgtacattccttaatatctggaacaatagattatggttaggtagtggaacaaggagagcgtctgttgtacatcaacactagatactgctaataccactgtagaggtatagtatataatccctgcccggtgcagtaaaatgtaaacggcggctgtattatgacggtccaaaggtaggtaaatccttgtcgggtaattatcgtcgtgcgtgaaagttggtccgactcttcacatgtcgtttatctaaaactttcttaaatagaattatctttgaatatgaggatccagatggcccgacggttagaccctgagcacctttacatcccttaaatcatatacaggatcaaatcttccttgagcgactcgacaggcactagagatagcgtgaaagctcttttgatttccatgaacggagttacatattagattctcttcgctcccatggtatttagtaagttaacattgaaacgtatccagtgtaaagtttgaacgtaatccagctttaccttctatgttgttatgttaaccaaataagtttcatcgttgttgatatttcattgacatgttgataacataaatactaacaaaccaccggttttggatgggattacttttaacaccgcataatatgctaaaaagtaccattcaggtacgatatgaagcggagttacaaaccggttcactggtatggagttatctgggtgcgataaattcaatcaaaccaaaagccgtttgtaagaaaattaaaccaattagataatatggtagatagggaacaaactgtctccagacgttcttaacccagctcacgtattacatctgacggtgaactagcgttcctaactgaatcttgttcaataacaagggagtaatgagccgaca
Above is a genomic segment from Besnoitia besnoiti strain Bb-Ger1 chromosome Unknown contig00170, whole genome shotgun sequence containing:
- a CDS encoding cytochrome b (encoded by transcript BESB_032340) — protein: MSLFRAHLVFYRCALNLNSSYNFGFLVAITFVLQIITGITLAFRYTSEASCAFASVQHLVREVAAGWEFRMLHATTASFVFLCILIHMSRGMYNSSYSYLTTAWMSGLVLYLLTIATAFLGYVLPWGQMSFWGATVITNLLSPIPYLVPWLLGGYYVSDVTLKRFFVLHFILPFVGCILIVLHIFYLHLNGSSNPAGIDSALKVAFYPHMLMTDAKCLSYLIGLIFLQTAFGLIELSHPDNSIPVNRFVTPLHIVPEWYFLAYYAVLKVIPSKTGGLLVFMSSLINLALLSEIRALNTRMLIRQHFMTRNVVSGWVIIWVYSMIFLIIIGSAIPQATYILYGRLATIVYLTTGLVLCLY